A window of Citrus sinensis cultivar Valencia sweet orange chromosome 7, DVS_A1.0, whole genome shotgun sequence contains these coding sequences:
- the LOC127898817 gene encoding uncharacterized protein LOC127898817, translating into MAIVLRFVDNNGFLQERFFGLVHVSNTSAATLKDGIYSVLSHHNLNIQNIRGQGYDGASNMRGEWKGLQALILKDCPYVYYIHCLAHRLQLALVAVSHEVVLVHHFFTKLTSIANIVGASCKRHDELKRAQAADIEYMISIDELESGRGLNQIGTLLRPGDTRWSSHFRSVSNLIKMFSATCSVLLNIIEDGTIIFQWGDANAAYEVMTTFEFVLILHMMKEIMAITDILCQALQSKSQDILHAMHLVSSTKVLIQKLRDNRWNTLLDQVKVFCETRNIDVPEMDAPYVARQGRARHQEDTFTVADHYRVNIFYVAIDCQLQELNSRFNEHAVDLLILSSTLDPRECRKSFRIGDIFQLVERFYPVDFTNAEKINLKNQLEHYEYGVVQHAEFKNLSTICDLSQWLVSTRKAKTFPLIYRIIVLVLTLPVSTATSEWSFSAMRIVKTRLCNKMEDEFLTNSLIMYIEREIAEKISIESIINEFRDIKECRVRFLFWGS; encoded by the coding sequence atggCAATAGTTTTAAgatttgttgacaataatGGTTTTCTTCAAGAACGTTTTTTTGGTCTTGTTCATGTCTCAAACACTTCTGCAGCAACCTTGAAAGATGGAATATACTCTGTATTGTCTCATCACAAtttgaatattcaaaatattcgTGGGCAAGGATACGATGGTGCAAGCAACATGCGAGGTGAATGGAAAGGCTTACAAGCtttgattttaaaagattGTCCTTATGTTTATTACATTCATTGTTTAGCTCATCGACTACAGTTGGCTTTAGTTGCAGTATCTCATGAGGTTGTTCTTGTTCATCATTTCTTTACTAAATTGACTTCTATTGCGAATATTGTTGGGGCTTCTTGCAAGCGTCATGATGAACTCAAGCGTGCCCAGGCTGCTGATATTGAGTATATGATCTCCATTGATGAGCTTGAGAGTGGAAGAGGGCTTAATCAAATTGGTACTTTACTAAGGCCTGGAGATACTCGTTGGAGTTCTCACTTTAGATCAGTCTCtaacttaataaaaatgttcaGTGCTACATGTTCAGTTTTACTTAATATCATTGAAGACGggacaattatttttcaatgggGAGATGCTAATGCTGCATATGAGGTAATGACAACTTTTGAGTTTGTTCTTATCTTGCATATGATGAAAGAAATTATGGCAATTACTGATATACTTTGCCAAGCTTTGCAATCTAAGTCTCAAGATATTTTACATGCCATGCATCTGGTTTCATCAACTAAAGTACTTATTCAGAAACTGAGAGATAATAGGTGGAATACTTTACTTGATCAAGTGAAAGTATTTTgtgaaacaagaaatataGATGTCCCAGAAATGGATGCTCCTTATGTTGCAAGACAAGGTCGAGCCCGTCATCAAGAAGATACTTTTACTGTTGCTGACCATTACagggtaaatattttttatgttgctATAGATTGCCAATTACAAGAACTGAATAGTCGATTTAATGAACACGCAGTAGATTTGCTTATTCTTAGTTCAACACTTGATCCCCGTGAATGTAGAAAGTCTTTTAGAATTGGTGATATTTTTCAGTTGGTTGAGAGGTTTTATCCAGTAGACTTTACAAATGCTGAGAAAATAAATCTGAAAAATCAGCTTGAGCATTATGAGTATGGTGTAGTCCAACATGCAGagttcaaaaatttatcaacCATTTGTGACTTGAGTCAATGGTTGGTCAGTACAAGGAAAGCAAAAACATTTCCTCTTATCTATAGAATAATTGTTCTTGTGCTAACTCTTCCAGTGTCAACTGCAACTTCAGAATGGTCATTTTCAGCTATGCGTATAGTCAAGACAAGACTTTGCAACAAAATGGAGGATGAATTTCTTACAAACTCTTTGATTATGTACATTGAAAGGGAAATTGCTGAAAAAATAAGCATTGAATCAATAATCAATGAGTTTCGAGATATAAAAGAATGTCGAGttcgttttttattttggggaTCTTGA